One genomic window of Nicotiana sylvestris chromosome 10, ASM39365v2, whole genome shotgun sequence includes the following:
- the LOC138879461 gene encoding MAR-binding filament-like protein 1 gives MSFPEEWNMKPVAWFPGSVQDLEGWVRRLASTSSYMEGCWHDLTKGRWKAKNHGPRKAIEMQPPPSGEEEISNPPKEKKEGVEEEEEDDDCLLVAWERGSPSTLKTDDPKETEAVQYRKEDISEGSSSKVPEPSGIKGAPRPGGRLASELKKPNFEAVQRQDNSPSNSLGAVLLHRRAFSKSRTELSRYESELNKVLKKRDSLKILYVKKEGEISDLRVELTKACRERAECIDEFRQKGELVLQLREELKMKEAKTLGWRQGMDNLVSEKETLREQLASLERQLQSVKEESLARGRKIEGLKARSAAELDKFDIEAIVSSYRVNAEAANSRAKEISATAEVKLSSALDNVKL, from the exons ATGTcgttccccgaggaatggaatatGAAAC CTGTTGCTTGGTTTCCTGGATCAGTCCAGGACCTCGAGGGTTGGGTTCGCCGACTGGCCTCTACTTCCTCATATATGGAGGGTTGCTGGCATGATTTAACCAAGGGCCGATGGAAGGCAAAAAACCACG GACCCAGGAAAGCTATTGAAATGCAGCCGCCCCCATCTGGTGAAGAAGAGATCTCAAATCCtcccaaagaaaagaaagagggggTC gaggaagaggaagaggatgatgacTGCCTTCTAGTAGCTTGGGAAAGAGGAAGCCCTAGCACTTTGAAGACTGATGATCCTAAGGAGACGGAGGCGGTTCAATATAGAAAAGAAGATATTTCAGAGGGGAGCTCGAGCAAAGTCCCTGAGCCATCAGGCATAAAAGGTGCTCCTCGTCCCGGGGGACGTTTGGCGAGTGAGCTCAAAAAGCCTAACTTCGAGGCTGTTCAAAGACAGGATAACTCCCCAAGTAATTCACTTGGG GCTGTGTTGCTTCACCGACGAGCATTTTCCAAATCTCGTACTGAGCTTTCCCGATATGAATCCGAGCTTAATAAAGTCTTAAAAAAGAGGGACAGCCTTAAAATCCTCTATGTCAAGAAAGAAGGGGAGATCAGCGATCTGCGAGTGGAATTGACGAAAGCTTGTCGAGAACGGGCCGAGTGTATTGATGAG TTTCGTCAGAAGGGCGAATTGGTGTTGCAGCTCCGGGAGGAGCTTAAGATGAAGGAGGCCAAGACGTTGGGGTGGAGGCAAGGCATGGACAATCTTGTCTCTGAAAAGGAAACTCTTCGAGAGCAGCTGGCTTCACTCGAACGCCAGCTTCAAAGTGTAAAGGAGGAGAGCCTAGCTCGAGGTCGCAAAATTGAGGGACTTAAAGCTAGATCCGCTGCTGAGCTGGACAAATTTGACATTGAGGCCATTGTGTCTTCGTACCGAGTCAATGCTGAAGCAGCAAATTCTCGGGCAAAGGAAATCTCTGCTACAGCAGAAGTCAAGCTATCAAGTGCACTCGACAATGTTAAGCTATAA